The nucleotide sequence TCATTCCTGGAGCCGCAAACGTACCAATTATCATTTTGTTATTACCTAAAGTTCCTACCTGACCAACTCCTCTATCATTAAATACAACCACAACTTCACGCCCCTCTCCATTATTAGACGAACATGCCGAGAGATTGATTCCTCCTATACTAACTCTTCCAGGCTGCATCGGCAATGGTTTACCTACATTTATTGGAGTTGGCGTCGCCGTAGGCGGGACTGGAGGATGTGTCTGGGTAGGTGTGTTCGTTGGCTGTTCCGGGGCAACAATATCAAAGCTAACGCCCCTTACAAACTTAAGAATATTTTCTCCATTACCTCCAACTTCAGTTATTATAGATCCTGTACTGGCCGTGGCAGCGCAGTTTGCCGTGTCTCCCTCTTTTTGACACTCTGGTTGTAAGGTAAGACTACCAACTTCTCTCCCAATTATTGATATGTCCACCACCCGCAGAGTGCCTGTGTATGATGGAGTGCTCCCTTTCTTGGGGTTGAACAACGCGTCTATTACTATTTTTTTATCTGTCTCGTACACTCGGCTGTACACCTTATCAAATGATGAATTCTCTTGCAGAGTAGCAACTCCAAGCTTGTACGGAATTTGCAGATCTGTTTGAAGCATAATTTCAATATGCACCCCCGCGATTCTTTTATCCACTACATTTAACATCAGCGGAACTGTAAATTTCTGATTTGTTATTGATAACACAGGATCTTGCTGACCAAAGTACAATTTAACAACATTCTCTGGATCGAGTTTTAGCGATTCCAACTGAACATCATAGGATATTCCGCCGCTTCCCTGGGCAGTTGTGGCGGTTGAGTCAAAATCCATTTCCACTCCTTGCTCAAGAGTTTTAAATTTCAGCGCCAAGCTTGCGACAAGCAGGTCAGTACTATTATTCGGCGCAAGATTATCGTTTTCACTACCTGTAAGTATCTGTAGTTTTATTAGGCTGGGTTCCAAACTAAAAGCGGTACTCTTCCAAGAAGAAAGCGGTGAAGGCGAACTAGCTGAATCTCCTATAAACACCCGTGAATTCAGTAAAAAGTTATCTTTGCCGGCTTGAGAAGTATCAACTTGTTCTGGATCAAATTTAATATGCGCCGTTAAATAGGAAACATTGGCTAGACCTTCAACCTTATTTACATAGACACCTATCTTTTTTTCCAACCCGTTGTCTTCTAAAACTTTTAGCGACAGATATACTTTTCCGCTTCCGGCGGCAGATGACTTATCTTGGGTTCTTTTCTGGACAAGAACAACCGAAGCAACAAGACCCAAAAGCAAAACAACGACGACGACGAGGACCGCTTGCTTTGACTTCATAAACACGCCCATATCAGAAATGGTAGCATAATATTTTCTACTTTGTCAAATTGCTGTATAGCATTTTATAGATATTTACTAATTCTGTGCGTAATCCAATGGAATTAAGAATGATAACTATGTATTCTTGTTTACCATCGTCGGCATAAGAAACCACAGTGTTGCCCGCAAACTCACTAGTCCCGGGCTTAATTCCTTTGATCGCTGGGTGAGCGTTATCTAGGCTTAATCTGTTATAAAGAAAAAAAGCTTTATGTTTTTCGGGTGTGTAGCGTACAACGCGTTCTTTAGTTCCAACAATTTCCTTAAACTTCTCATTTTCCAGTGCATAATTAGCAAGTACCAACAAATCTAATGCCGTGGAAAAACTACTATTTGCGATGGTCTCCTCGTCCAATCCTGTAGGATTAACAAAAAAGCTGTCATACATGCCAAGTTTTTGAGCTTTTTGATTCATGGTTGACACGAACCTGGTCCTATCACCAAATGTCCCGTAGGCCAAAGTTTCCGCTGCATCGTTACCCGATGGTAAGAGCTCCCCAAACAACAGATCCTCCACCCGTACAGATTCTTTTTGTGACAATCCCATTGTGGATTCCCCGACCATGGCTGACTCTGGGACAACAATTCTTGTATTCAGATCAAGAACATTTTCTAGTGTAACAAGTGCCGTCATGATTTTGGTAATTGAGGCAATGGGGAGTTGTTTATCCATTTGCCTGCCATACAAGATCCGGTCGCTGGTTTTATCGTATACCAAGTAAGCGATAGCCTGTGAATCCAGATCCGTGCTATTGACGGGTGTAATGTCTTGAGGTAAATATTTACTCTTAAAGCTATCTTTTGGCCTCGAAACCGCCAGAACCTTCCCTGTATTCTCACGAACAGTTGCCTCGGGTAGTGGCGAAAGAAAACTAGCCTGATGATCTGTCTGAACATACAGCTGTTTGCCAGCAATAATTAAAATTACCAAGCCTGCTAATATCAATACAATTCTGCCTCCCGACTTTACTCCATCGCGCATATCCCCATTGTACCCCAACTGATCCGTAACCATTCATGGTTACATATAAAAGTAACCATTCACGAGTTTACAAAGGATTCAAAACCGAGCTTTACATGAAATGGATAGCTTGGCTTTAGAATCGGATATAATCGCTCGCTTAAGGCAAGGCCATTCATTTCATGAAAGGCCTTGCCTTGTTTCGCTCAGTTTGTTAAATCCTGAATGATTACATATAAAAGTATTGCTAATAATACATACTGTGTGTTATACTTAATCGGTGAAGTGGACTGGCGAAAAGGTAAAAAAAGATATGAACAAGAAAATAACTAAGATTGTATACACAGATGAGCCTATTAAACTAGGAAAGACTGTTGTTGCTAAAGACTTTCTTCCCCCACCAGAGGCTTTGGTATTCAAACAAGACACAAAGAAAGTAACCTTGTCATTAACTAGTGAAAGCATTATTTTCTTTAAACAGCAAGCAAAGAAACATGACGTAAAATACCAAGTGATGATCCGTAATCTTCTGGATAAATACACTCGTAGCTTGTCCCCTGCTACTTCTTGAACTACTTGACAAAAAGTAGGTCGTTTTGATAAACCGTACTTTACAAAATCAGCCTACCTCAAATACAGATAAGCTGGGCCTTGAGGTAATACACTAAGAGAAGCAATTCCCGCCTTGTTTTTTGCCACACTGATTGCGTCGTCAAATGAGCCCAAGCGATCTACAAGCCCAGTGGATCATCGGGCTGCTCTTCAAGAATAACTCCCTGGATATCTATCACCGCAACTTTATCCTCTCCTGATCCGTATAATTTCTCAGAGGGCGCAATATTGTGCCCTCCAAACAATCCTCCACCTCCCACAAAAAAGCTTACGCAGACATATAAAGGCTTCGCCTTTTAAGGCCCGCAAACAAGCCCCCACTAACCCCTAAGGTTGGATTATATTTGCTTAAACTTGAACTTGGATTATAATAGCCTTGAAATTAGCTATGGCTAGAGCAGAACAATACCCCCCATTAATTCCCGAGTGTCTCGAGTTTGCTATCCCACCACTATCTGGAATTGAAGAAATCTATAATCAGACTAGTTTTGCACGTGGTCCACTAGCAAAGCAGGTTGAGACAGTTTTCTGTAGAGGGTCTACTGCTGGACTGGTCAATCCTGATGGAAAATTAAACTTTAGAACGCCGCAAAGTGATGTTGATATAGGGACAGTTATAGTTAATCCACCACGCTGGGCTGGCTATTCAATTTCTCATGTGGATGTTGGAGGCATGCCGCGTGAAGTTGATGTTTTGTGGTTTGGTGAGGATAGCTTAGATCAAGAAACTCTAGATCCAACACGGACTTTCTTACATACTAAATTAGTTCATCCAGGCTGGGGAGTGTTAGATCCAGGGAAATACGATCGGTTTAAGGTTCAAGCAGTAAGTCAGCTATTTACGCGAGGGTTAGCTCGTGAAGATTTGGGTCATTCAATGCCAGTAACTCCTTCTTTAGTTGCTAAATTAGCTCTTGAACAAACCCTTTTTGTTGAACCTTGGCGTTGGACTAGTTATAAGACATATTTTACAGGTGACAACGCCCAGCGCCAAATTGCCCAACTACACCAAGCCAGTAATCGTGTTTTGCAGGATATGGTAGGCACTGGTCAGGCATCTATCATTGATGATAGTAATAGTGCCTCTGAGCCTGTTTATGGTCTTAATGAAAATGAAATTGAAACATTGCATCGTAAACATATGCCATTATTGCGCTCTCGCTCAATTGGACGGTTTGTACATGATCAGCTATCCATTCTGCTTCTTTCTAGGCAGGGATTGAATATGGACAATGCTACAAGAGTTGTCATGAAAGCTTTATCCCTTATGAAAAATCCTCAAATGAGCTGGAGGCTTGACGATACTGTATTTGCCTAATTCTTACAAGGCCCTTTTACTCTAATTCCAGATTAAACTTTGAGGGCTTGTCAAGAAGTTCTTTTACATATCTAAGAAAAATAGCTAGAGAGCTTACGTCTTTAGATATTATCCGATAGATTTCTTTATCTGTAATTTCTGCATAAAAATGGGTTAGTCGATTACGATAGCCAGCCATCTTGGTTAGCGTGGTTTCCGCATAATTTTTATCCACAACTCCCTTAATCCCTAAATTTCTGGCTATCTCTTTATATTCGGTTGAACGACTTCCATTAAGTCTGGATAAAATATGCGCGCCAATATGAAAAATCCCCTCTAAAGCTTGTCTTAAATAAAACTGTGCTAAAGCGATATTGTCTTGAGAGTTACGGAATTCATTAAATGAAAGATTGGCTAACTTACTTAATCTTTCCAAATCTCTATTTATTCCATCTATACGCGGTACAACTGATTGAGTTTTTATTTTACCAGTCATACTTGCGCTAAGATCTGCTGATCAAACATATTTAAAATAGGCTTAAAGTCCATGTATTTCATCTGTGTATTTAGCTCATATTCATGCCGATAATCTTCATTATCACTATACAATATCTTCCCGTGTCTAATTACATCAAACTGCAGTTCCAGAGGTGCACGATTCAATAGCACAATATCCAGCCCCTGCCCTACCTTAAGATTTACTGCTTTAGTAAATAAGTCATATAAACTATTGTATAGTTTTCTTGTATCGGTTAGGTTAATCTTGGAATTAAGTAAAACAGCAATATCCAAGTCGCTTCTTCCAGTTGCTTTACCTTCGGCATATGAGCCAAACAGATAAACCTCACTTACTCCTAACTGCTCAAGATCTTTTTTATACAAACTTAAATTAATCATGACTACATTATAGCAAAAGTTAATAGTAATTTTCTACAAGTTCTACAAGGACAAACCTTGCAGAAACTTCACAAATAGACATCTTGACGGTAAGATGTATAGATGGTACTATTGCCATAATATGAGTAATCAGAACTTAACAGAGCGGCGAGTGCAGGTTAATTTTCCAGAGGAGTTGTATCAGTTTATTCGTAAAGAGTCATTTAAGCAAGGTTCCTCTATTTCCGGTGTAATTCGGGGCGTGATTAAGGTTCATTTTGGTATTAAAGATAGTACTAGTTCTCAAAAAAACATTGACTGGGGAAAGTTTATTACCAAGCATGTTGGAGCTATAAGCGGTGCTGCTAATGACTCAACCACCCATGATAAATGGGCACATAAAACTGCAATAATGCATAAAAATAACCTACAATGACGATTTTTATCGATACAAGTGCGTTGCTGGCTTTAATAAATAGTAAAGATGAATTTCATAAATCAGCCTTAAATTTTGTAAAACAATATCATCCAGATCTTGTAACATCCAGCTGGGTAATAGAAGAATTCATATCCCATCTACATGCTCGCTACGGAGTTAAAGAGGCTTATAATGGAACAGACTTCATCAAAGATCTAAAAGCATTAAAGATAGTTTATCTAGATAAGGAAAAACTGGATAAAATATTTAGTATTTATCATGAAAAAGGTTCAAGCAGAATAAGCTTGGTGGATGTTAGTAATGTTGTAATTATGAAAGACGAGAGTTTAAAAGAGATATTCTCTTTTGACAGGCAGTTTGCTTCCGTTTTTCGATTGACCGTACTCCCTGATTAATACTTACCTCTGGAACATATAAGGACGGTCCTTATATATTAGCTACCTAAGAAGTAAGCGGCGATTTGACATGGGTTAGGCAAGCTCTCTGCTCGCATCCAGTTGCCACTCTGCCAGATATGCCTGTCTTTTCCTACTCCAGAAGTTGCCCTGATAATCTCTAAACCACCATTACCGCTTTTGTTAAAATGAATTTTCCATAATCCCTGATCTGGTATTTTTGCTTCCAGTGAATAATCTTCACGACTACTCCCACTCTAATCCAGGTAGCTTATATTCACAGGTCCAATCGCCACAGTTCTTTCTTGATGGCGAGGAGGAAGTACTTCATCTGTAACTAACTCCCAGCCCATTGTTTCTGCGCGCCTAGCTATAGCCTCAAGGGAAAATTGTTCCGTGGTAAACATTATTTACAGGACTTACCTGACTGACAAACTACCATTGTTATAATCTATACTCTACTCTTGAAGTGCAACATCTTGGTGAATTCCAGCATAATAAATGTTCTCTGCATATTGTAACGATCTTACAAGAGCTGGTTCAGTAACTCTTGATGTCCCTTTAACGTAAAATGGCTTCGAGTGCTCATCCTGACTGCAGAATACCAGTCCATCATGAGGAAAATGAGCCCATACAGTGCTGTTATCTCCAATGGGTCTTATTTTACACCCTTTTTTCTATTTTGCAAATTTTTGTATAATACACACATGCTCAGGGTTTTAAAATTAATTGATATAATGCGTACGAAGATTCATCAATTCGCTCAAACTTTTTTGCATTTCAGGTTCTCTTTTCCCTGTACCAACCTATAAAGGCTTCGCCTTTTAAGGCGTGCAAACAAGCCCCCACTAACCCTCACGGTTGGATTTTGCAAATTTTTGTATAATATCCTTAATGGCAAAGTCTTTAAATCGGCGGTTGTTGATCACCCTTGGTATTCCTACTATTTTCATCCCTGGCTTAATACTTGCCTCGGTCTTAGGCTGGGATTGGCAGAACGATTTACAGAAGATTCAAAAGTCTGGATACAAAGACTCTAATCTAATATTCCAAAAACAGATGCTGGTGACAACTGTCATCGATGGAGATACTTTTGAGATTGCAAATGGACAAACAGTTAGGCTCATTGGGTTAAATGCCCCGGATCGTGGAGAAGCTGGTTATGAACAGGCAAGCGCGTATCTTAAAGGGTTAATAGAAGGAGAGGAAGTTGAGCTGGAGTATGATAGCTATCATGATGATCAATATGGTCGTCTCTTGGCGTATGTCTGGGAAAAGTGTGAAACACAATTGGGTTGTAAAAATGGTAAGCGCATGATTAACTGGGTTCTAGTGAAAGAAGGCTATGGAGAGTTTGTGAGCTACAAAGGCAGAGCGCCCCTAACTTACGAAGATCTTCTAAAAAAGACCCAAAACTAGCCCTTTTTTTTGTTTTAAAACCGGGTTTTAAAACAAAGTTTAAATATTAAAGGCCTTGCCTTTAATATTGTTTAACGGGTTTTTTGATGGTTGTGTAGAGTAAGCCTAAGACAACTCCAAAGCCGACGATAATTCCTGCCCAGGGGAGCCAGAACAGGCGCTCAGTGAGGCGGCTCTCGAGTTTATCGCAATGATCCCCGATTCCGTCTCCATCTTCGTCTTGTTGGTAGCGATTAGCAACGTCTGGACAGTTGTCATTAGTGTTTAGAACTCCATCCAGATCAAAGTCCTCACAGGCATCTCCAATACCGTTATTGTTAATATCTTCCTGAGCTGGGTTTGGGACTGCTGGGCAGTTGTCTTTTTCGTCCAACACACTGTCTCCATCAATATCTGCGGGTGTAAAGAAATAATTATCTTCAAAGATGGGTGCGTCGAGGATTATTACATTGGTTGCAGTGAGTAAGTCACCTACTTCTTGGTAAGGGATGGTGGAGACAGAGGTGGCTGGGTCTGTGTAGAGGTTGTAGTTTTCCAGAGGCTTAGCTAGAAAGCGCAGGTAGTATTGAGTGGAGGTACTACTACCAAGTTGGTTAAAGCTCATCTCAGTAACCCGCAGAGGCTGGGAGTATGTTAGGGTAACTCTAAATATGCTACTGGAAGTCTGTGGAAAGCTTATGGTGGAACCTGTATAGTCAGATTCAGCAATAATTAAGATTTCCTTATCCCCAGATATTTTGGTTATTTCAATTCTAACTGGTTCGCGCGAGAACTGGGCAAGCTGAAAAGTGAACTGGTCGGTTGTAATTGGTTGGTCATAACTAAAACTCCAGGCTTTGCTTGAAGCAGGTGGCTGTACCTGGTAATCTTCGTATGTTTGGCTGTTGTTATCATGGAGAGATACCGCATCGGTAAAGCTCCCACTGGGAATTACTTCAAATTTCGTTGAAGTTTTCTCAGAGCGGATCTGAAATGGCTCAAACTCATAAACACTGCTACTGGATTGTAGTGCGTAGCTATTGGCAGATCCGTTTCCTACTAAAAGTGGCACCTCTACAACAGTAGGTATGTTTTTAACATTAGGCGTGATTCCCCCAACTTGTCTGAACGACTTTAGTTCAGGAGCTGGTGACAGCTGAATTGCCTGAACTTTAACTGTTAATCCAAAACCAAAGATAAGGATTAGGATTGTGATTAATACTTTTTTCATGGTTATTTTCGTTTGCGGAGTAATACAGTTGCCATTAAGGCAGTACCAATAACAAAGAAGGTAATAATGCGCCACGCTAAGACCATGTCCCAAATTTCTACGAGTAATAACCTAGCTATTACAAAAATGATAACACCTAAACCGAAGCGCTCAAGGACTTTTTGTGAATCAAGCTCTCCTTTAAGATAAGCAGTAAGTCCCACTCCTGTAAATATGCCGAGAGTTAACATGCTTGATAGACCTGATGAAATATCTAAAGCATGAATGGTTAGCCAGGTTGTAGCCAACGCATACGCTCCCCCTAGTATGAGGAGAGCCTTGGGTGCTAACTGTATTTTTCCTGTGTTTTCACTGTTTTGTACAAAATACGCTCCAGCACCCAACATGCCAAAAGTTACGGCCAAAAGAGTAAAAAAGTCGTCGTGCCAAATTCCATTAGTCCAAGCATAAGCGTTAAACGACTCTAAGGAAAATATAATTGGCAGAATAAAATAGAAAAGTAAGCTCATGCCAATCTGCTTGTTTAAAAAACGCGTGGCAATAATCGGCAAAATTGCTGCTTCCAGTGCAAAAGCTATTGCAAGGACCGGTCCCTCAAATTCGTAGGCCGTAGCAGCAACTAGTAGCATAATAGCGGTTCCCGCATAGGCATAGACTGGTGCTTTAAGCTTAGTAATCTTAAATACAGCGTAAGAGGCCGCCATAAATGCCAGTGATACTGACAAAGACAGCAAGCCTCTAAGATGCTCTACTGCTATCCCGTTAATCCAGCCTAAAGCAAACAATCCAACTAGAACTGCCGTTGCCTGGTCCACTCTATCCGCCGACCTCGCGCGAACAATTGCCAAAACACTTGCAAGATAGAATATATTACCAAAAGTTACAGCAAAAAACTTGAGCTGAATAATTTCCAATGGGGTGTAACGCTCTAAAACATAGCGACTCATAGGGCTAAAGAAATCAATACTATACAAGCTAATCATTACCATGGAGAGAATTACCAAAAACCTCCAACCCTTAAATCGAACCACCCAGAGTGAGCCAACCGTCACCACAAGCAAGTAGCTATACAAAGCTACAATGCTTCCTCCCTCTCCCCCAGTAATAATAGGTCCTAAGGCTCCAGCCACAAGCGCGGCAATAATTAGTGGTTGGTCGTTATAGCGAATGCTGATTACAGCCATCAGTACCATCACCACAAAGCTCATTCCCAAAGCAACAAAAGCTGGAAACATCTGATAGACAAACTGGGCAGAAGCAATGGTGATTAAGGTAACAGCTCCACCTAAAAATACAAGTACGGTTCCTTGGGTACGAGAAATAGATAGTCGGCGTTCTCCACCAACTAGGATTGCCAGGCCCGCAATTAAGCCTAAAGTTA is from Candidatus Roizmanbacteria bacterium CG_4_9_14_0_2_um_filter_38_17 and encodes:
- a CDS encoding CopG family transcriptional regulator, which gives rise to MNKKITKIVYTDEPIKLGKTVVAKDFLPPPEALVFKQDTKKVTLSLTSESIIFFKQQAKKHDVKYQVMIRNLLDKYTRSLSPATS